The region TTGTTAACTGTTTTGTTCAGCAGATTTGATGTCCTTAGAACAATCATTCAGTTTAGATTGGAATTATTCATTGCTTTTTCCATATTGACAGGTGCGTTGTTATTAGCGCTAACCCCTGATGAACAATATGAAATACTGATGAAACTAGTTCGTCTATATATAATTTTAGCTGTCATTAATGCGATTATTACTATTGGTCAGTCGGTTTTTGCTGAAATAATTTATAGTCTTATTGGTATTAATCCAGGACCAAAATTTACTGAGTTTGGTAAAACTCATGGGCTTCTCTTACGCTCAGTTATGGGGCGATTTAGGGCTATCGGGTTATTGACTGGCCCCTTCAGTCTCAGTGAGTATCTATTTTTTGGTATGTTGTTGGTGAGATATGTTCGGCCAAGTAGGCAGTTAAAATATATCATCCTGATGGCTGCCGCAATCTATTGCTCAACGTCTAAAACTGCTGCAATTATGACGGGATTATTCCTGGTGTACTTCTTTGCGAGAAAGTTTTTCTCGGAGCGTTTCAGTCTGTCAGTTACGACATTCGGTACCATAATTGTCTTCATTATTTCTTTCATCATTACTACAGATAAAGATCTCTACCAAAGTACGTTTTCACGCGATAATGCTACTGCAGAGAATAGCGTTTTATTCCGAATGCAAAACGTTGAAAAAATAATGAGTAGTCCAAACTATTCTGACTATTATGGTGCAGGCTATGCGGTAAATGGCAACGCAATGGTTGGCGCAGATAATGCCGATACGGTTGCATTAGACAGTGCTCATATATACATATTATCGAGCTATGGAAATGTTGGGGTTATTGTCTGCCTGCTATTCTTCCTCATTGCATGTATGTTGATGTTTAAATTTACAATGGAAGGTATGCCAAGTCTCGTTTATCTATATTGGGTTATATCGTTCTTAGTGAACTTTATGTATAACAACCCAATGCTAAATTATCCGGGATATGCTTTCCCTATTATTATGAGTACATTATTTATATCTTTAAGACGGTATAAACCTACACCTGCTCATTAAATAATATTATTGAAGGATCTGCTTTAGTCATGACGATTTATGTAAACGCCCGCTTTCTAACTCAAGAGTTAACCGGTGTGCAGCGTTTTGCTGAGCAAGTTTCTCTGGCATTAAACATCCGGAGAAACGATTTGATCTTTGTATCGCCGGATGGTGTCCTCCGCAAGGATGTTGCGAAGGAATTGAACGTTAAAATTATTTCTGGTGGGACGGGACATAAGTGGGAGCAGGTTGCCTTACCTTCTTTTTTACGCAAGAAAGGGTCCCCTTTATTGCTTAATTTAGGGAGTACTGCCCCAGTATTTTATAATAATAAAATAATGACACATCATGATGTCACATATAAGCGTTATCCACAGAGCTACTCTCGTAAATTTAGATTGCTATATAACTCATTGATTCCGCTGATGTTGCGCGGTAGCAAGCATGTTATTACCGTTAGTGAGTTTTCGAAAAACGAGATCGCTAAGGTATATAGTTTTCCACATGAGAAAATATCTGTGGTTTATAATGCAGTAGGCGCTGATTTTTCTCCGGCCTACGGTGGTGGCAAGGGAAACTACTTTCTTGCTGTTTCATCACCAAATTATCATAAAAATTTCCATGGCATGATTGAAGCTTTTATTGCTTTGAATAAAGAAAGCAATGTTAAGTTAAAAATCATAGGCAAAGCCTCTGCCAGTTTTTCTACAATGGATTTCAGCGAATTCCTTTCAACATCCGACAAAGTAGAGTTCATGGGGCGTGTCGACGATTCACAATTAATAGAATTATATCAGAACGCCTTGGCTTTTGTTTTTCCTTCGTTCTATGAAGGTTTTGGCTTGCCACCCTTAGAAGCCCAAGCATGTGGCTGTCCTGTTATGTCCTCTAATCAGGCTTCAATGCCTGAGGTATTAAAAAATAGCGTTTTGTATTTTGATCCTGCAAATATGGATGATATGAAAAATGCTATGAATAAAATGATTTCAGATACTGAAACTCGAAATAGATTGATCAATGCCGGATATGAGAATAGTAAGAGGTTCTCTTGGGAGGAGTCAGCGCTTAAAGTGAGTAGCTTACTCAATTCGTTAAGCTGAATTACTGTGTAAGCTGAATTACTGTGATTGATCCAGTTTTAGTTCGCCATGAACTTTGAAAGAATAATGTAGAACGGAGATATGTATGCTGGATAAAGATGTTAGTATTGGGGTCGTTATGGACTGGTTGGTAACTTATGCCGGTGCCGAGAAAGTTGTAGAAGAGTTTATCAGGGTGTACCCCGATGTTGAGCTTTATTCCGTCGTTGATTTTCTTTCTGATGAGTCGCGGAAAAAATTTAATAATAAAAGTGCAAAAACTACATTTATTCAAAAATTACCTAAAGCCAAAAAAAATTATCAAAAATATTTGCCGTTAATGCCAGTTGCAGTTGAACAATTGGATGTATCTGGACACGATATTATTCTCTCAAGTAGTCACGCTGTCGCCAAGGGGGTATTGACAGGTCCAGATCAACTGCATATAAGCTATGTCCATTCTCCTATTCGCTATGCATGGGATTTGCAACATCAATACCTTAGAGAGGCCAATTTGGATAAAGGTCTCAAAGGGATGCTGGCAAAATGGTTATTACATAAAATTCGCATGTGGGATTATCGAACGGCAAATGGAGTCGATCATTTTATTGCGAATTCACAGTTTATTGCACGCAGAATTAAAAAAGTTTACGGGCGACATGCTGATGTTATATACCCCCCTGTTGATGTCGAGCGTTTTGAACTCTGTGAAAAGAAAGACGACTTTTATTTCACGGCATCTCGGATGGTTCCTTACAAACGCATAGATCTTATAGTTGAAGCATTTAGCGCTATGCCAGATAAGAAGTTGATAGTAATTGGCGATGGCTCTGAAATGAAGAAGATAAAATCCAAAGCTGCTCCAAATGTAGAGATCTTGGGATACCAGGAAAATGATATATTGCAAGACCATATGCGAAGGGCCAAGGCGTTTGTCTTTGCTGCTGAAGAAGATTTTGGCATCACTGCAGTAGAAGCGCAGGCATGCGGTACACCTGTCATTGCTTATGGCAAAGGTGGAGCGCTTGAAACGGTGCGGCCGTATGGTTGTGATAAACCAACAGGGCTTTTTTTCAAGCAACAAACTGTGGCTTCGGTAGTTGATGCAGTCGAACTATTTGAAAGTATCAGTGATCAATTTCTTCCTCAGGATTGCCGGACGCATGCATTGAAATTCTCTGCTGAACGCTTTAGAGTTGAACTCTCTCAATATGTAAATGATAAGTGGATAGACTTTAATAAATCTAAAACTATAAGTTATTAATTGGAATTCCTTAATTTTATTTATTGATGTTAGATTGTTATGGCTGAGGTTTAATAGCTTATCTCGCGAGAATTATACCAAAGGTGTATTTGAGGTTAAATAATAGTCGCGCTGTGTGGTTCGAATATTTACCCTGTGGTTAATTAAGTATTGAATTATGCAGGAGTGTTGAACTAACACAAATGGGGATGGACACGGTCCTTAATGCTTTTTGCGTACGATAATTTAACATAAACTGTTAGATAGCTGCGATGGCAACTACTCGCAAATCATGAGAAAATCAATGAAGCAGACTAATTCACTGTTCAGTAATATAACGGCGAAGTTAATGCTTGCCGTATCTGATATATTATTTTTCAATATGTCAATTTATCTGGCATATTTCTTTATTAATGAGGTTATGGGGGGGATTGATGAGTTTCTTCCTCCTGAAGAATTTAGCGTTCGGATACTTGCACAATTTATATTGTCACTCGCTTGTGTATTCTGGTTCTGGACGAGACTGCGTCACTATACCTATCGCAAGCCATTTTGGTTTGAGCTAAAGGAAATTATCCGTACTTTACTGATTTTTGCTGTCCTCGACCTGGCTTTGGTTGCCTTCTCAAAGTGGCACTTCTCACGTTATGTGTGGATGTTCGCTTGGGGAATCATGATCGTCCTGGTTCCATTAGGACGTGCCATGACTAAAAAATTGCTGAACCGGATGGGAATGTGGAAGAAGCAAACGGTGATCATTGGGTCTGGAAAAAACGCATTCGAGGCCTATGCGGCGTTGCAAAGTGAAGAGGTGCTAGGTTTTGATGTAGTTGCTTTTGTGTGTGTCGATGCACCCTGCGAAGACAGCCATGAAAGTGTCCCTGTCATCACAAGTGAGCAGGAACTCTGGAATTGTACTGATACTGAGAATACACAATTTATTGTAGCTTTGGAGTTTGAGCAGCACGCATTGCGGGATTGGTGGCTTAAAAATCTCGCCAAACATGATTGCCGCTCAGTTTCTGTGATTCCAACTCTGCGTGGCGTACCGTTGTATGGTACAGATATGAGCTTCATTTTCAGTCATGAGGTGATGATTCTACGCGTCAACAATAATTTGGCAAAGCGTTCTTCGCGTATTATTAAGCGTGCGTTTGACATTATCGGCTCGCTACTAATCATGTTGATGCTATCACCGGTGCTGTGCATCCTGACTTTTTTGGTTTCAAGAGGTGGTGGCAAACCGATATATGGTCATGAACGAGTTGGGCATAACGGCAAGAAATTTAAGTGTCTTAAGTTTCGCTCTATGGTATTGAATTCAAAAGATGTTCTTGAAGAGCTATTAGCTAAAGATCCGGATGCACGTGCTGAGTGGGACAAAGATTTCAAATTGAAAAATGATCCTCGCATCACTCGGGTTGGGGCTTTTATTCGTAAAACCAGTCTCGATGAGCTTCCTCAGCTCTGGAATGTGTTTCGGGGCGAGATGAGTTTAGTCGGACCGAGACCAATCATCGAAGCTGAGTTAGAACGTTATGCTGGCGATGTTGATTATTACCTGATGGCAAAACCGGGTATGACAGGTCTTTGGCAGGTAAGTGGCCGTAATGATATTGATTACGATACGCGTGTCTACTTCGATTCTTGGTATGTCAAAAATTGGGCTTTGTGGAATGATATCGCAATATTGTTCAAGACAATTTCTGTTGTTCTAAAACGTGATGGTGCATATTAGTTTTGATCAATGTATGCAAAAAATGGGAGTGGCAATGCTAATGCTACCGACGATTTTACATATTTTGAGGGTATAAAATGGAAGTGGTAAGTAGTTCAAGAAGTGATTATAGACGAGATATAGATGGGTTACGTGCACTGGCCATACTTTTAGTCGTTGCATTCCATTCCGGAATTAAATTTCTAAAGGGTGGATTCATTGGCGTAGATGTCTTTTTTGTTATTTCTGGTTTCCTAATAGGAGGGATTATTTACAGTGAAATGCTGGTGAGTAAATTCTCCTACAAAACTTTTTATGTCAGAAGAATAAAGAGAATCGCTCCGGCATTGTTCGGGATGTTGGTGATTTGCACTCTAATTGCTTATTTTCTTTTATCACCGGATGAGTATAGACTATTTTCCATATACTCAATATCAACTTTGGCTTCTGTTCCAAATATAATTTTGTGGTGGAAGGTGGATTATTTCTCAGCCTCGTCTGATTATAATCCACTATTGATGACTTGGTCTTTAGGTGTTGAGGAACAATTTTATATTGTATTCCCTGTTGTACTTGCGGTTATATTTAAGTTCAGACAGCATGTTGTTGGTTTACTTGTTGTCGGAGTTATATTTTCTTTGGCGCTGAGTGCCGTTATTACTAAGCTCTATCCATTAGCTGCTTTCTATTTACTACCAACCAGAGCATGGGAAATGGGCGCTGGGGCCGTTTTAGGTATTTTATTTAAACAAAATAAAATACCACCAATTAATAAATGGCTCAAGGAGCTGCTTTTCTTCATTGGGTTTGTTGTTATTATTTATGCGGCTCTTACTTTTAATAAGTTTACAGAGTTTCCAGGTACAGCTGCTATAATTCCTGTTGTAGGCTCCTTACTGCTTATTCTTGGCAATGGCCAGCTCAGTAAATTGCTTTTTTGCAACAGATTTATGGTATTTATCGGTTTGGTGTCATATTCGTGGTATCTCTGGCATTGGCCCCTACTGAGTTTTGCCCGTTTGTCTGTTAATGGTGCGTTACCTTGGTATCTTGGTGTATCCATTTCAGTATTGGCCCTGGCTATCTCTTACTTGTCATATTTGTTTATTGAAACACCATTCAGACGAAAAAGCAGTTTTTCACAAAGCAAGATCATTTATGGTTATGTGGCCATAACTGCTGTGCTTGTCGTTCCTTTATTACTTTTATTCCTTTCTTCTGGTGCACCTTATCGTGTGAGCGAATTGGTAAATAATAATGAAAGTGATAAGAATATTGGAGTAAGGGATCCTTGTCTGATGGGGTATGGTGTTAGTTCTTTCAATAAAATTTCTGAATGCATCCCCCAAGATAAATCAACACCTGGTATAGCATTGCTAGGCGATAGCCATTCAGCTGCACTGAGAGGTGGGGTTGAGCAACTTAGTCGAAAAAATGGACTTGTCGTTTATCAATTAACGAAAGCCTCTTGTCCTATGCTGCTCGGGACCTCACGAGTTATTAATTCCATCCCCGCTCATCGCAGCGAATGCAGTAAGTATAATACGGAAGCATTAAATTATGTTCTTAATAACAAATCGATAAAGACAGTCTTACTAGCTGGCTATTGGGATACAGGGCTTCTGGTTTCTGCCGGTGGTTATGCCAGAGATGGTGCGGCGGTCGGCAGTAAAAAGGATGCTGAAGAATCATTCAAAGCTGGTTTGGACAATGTCATAAAAAAATTAACTGATAATGGAAAGAAAGTTATAGTACTCAATGATGTTCCAGTTATCAGGTTTGACGTCATTAAAAAAATAAATATTGATCAGATTCCTTTCAGAAGGTATGTGAACAGCCTGCTGGAAAAGAACTCTAATGATACGGACTACACAACTCAAGTTGTGACCAAAGACAGTAATATTGTCGAGGTGTTACGTAGCGTGCAAGGAAATGGTGTAACTTATTATGATATGGATAAGAATCTTTGTGATCACAATGGATGTCGTTTCCGTATGAATGGTCGTGCATTCTATTATGATATCCAGCACCTTACTGCATTAGGTGGGGAGTATGCATTGAAGGGATTGCCAATTAAATGATCTTGAGTAGGGGATCATTCGCAGGCTAGATGAGTAACGCCATTTGCTGTGAATGCTCTCCTTTTTATTTATTGGAGATTTTACCATGTCACAGATATTTTATAAGATTAGAAGGTCATTTTTACATTTTCTAGTAATGTTCGGTTTGACGAGTGCCCTTTTTTTTTCCTTTTATGCATCGGCCTTTGAAATTGGCATACACAGTCACTTTCGTCGCTATTCTCAACCTAGCGATTATTATTTGAAACAAATTCGTGATCTTGGTTTCAATTCTTTCCGCAGTGATTATCTTTGGGAGGGTATGGAAGAGAAAAAGGGAACACTAGCTGTTAGTCCATCGCTAAGCCGTGAAGATGCTGCTTTCCATGATGGCGCAAAATACGGTCTGAGTGGATTAGCTGTATTGGCTTATGGTAACCGGCTCTATGATCCTTCAGGGTATCCCACAACTCCAGATGCTATCAAGGCGTATGCGAATTATGTCTACTGGTCAGCGACACGACTTAAAGGGAAGGTCAAATATTACGAAGTGTGGAACGAATGGGTTAATGGGACCGGAATACAGACCCGCCCTCTTAAAGTTCCTCCACCTGAGGTCTTTGTGGAGATAGTGAAACAGGCGTCTATGGCTATCAAACGTGCAGACCCTAATGCCATTGTTGTTGCCGGTTCTATTAGTCCCTTTAGTAAACGTGATACTGAGTGGTTTAATCAAGTGCTTTCTCTCGGCGTCTTGAAGTACTTGGATGGTGTTTCTATCCATCCATACTCCTACAAGGACGGTAATTATAAGCTACGTTCTGCTGAAGGGAACTTGGCGGGGATCGACGCTTTTGAGGCTAAATTAAGTAAGCTAGCGGGGCGTGCTGTACCGATATATATCACTGAGAATGGTATACCAACGTATACCGGGAACGGTGGGTTGTCCGGTAATGACGTTGCCCAATATGTCATTAAATATACCTTGCTAGCCAAAACCAGGGATTATATCAAAGGTATTTGGTGGTACGATCTGATTGATGACGGTAATCGCGATCACGTAAATGAGGATCGTTTTGGGTTTTATGCTCAGGGAGGACAACGGAAGCCCGCAGCAGATTACTATCAGAAAATTGCAGATGTGGCGAAAAACTATCAGGTCCAACAGTATAAAGTGGACAGCAATGGGGTAGTAAATATTATTTTAAAGAGCCCGGAGGGCAAGTATGCCGCTTTAAAGTGGCAGGAAGTCATTCCGAAGAAAGAGTCCTTGATTGATAGCGGTTTGAGCAAGCTAAAATCCTCCAACAGAATTTCCGGAGGTGACGTAATGTTGATTGAGAGTAAAGACAGTGCTACTCCAATGCGTACGGACGGCGTGCCTCTTTTGATTCGTTCTTCAAAGCCAATTACACTTCAGTAAACATTGTTCTAAAAACAAAAGGCCACCTTATAAGAAGGTGGCCTTTTACTTTGATCCCTTCCCAATATCGGTATCAGGCTAAATCAGAGGCTTCGGCCTTTTTGCTGACTTCGGAT is a window of Serratia plymuthica DNA encoding:
- a CDS encoding glycosyltransferase family 4 protein, translating into MLDKDVSIGVVMDWLVTYAGAEKVVEEFIRVYPDVELYSVVDFLSDESRKKFNNKSAKTTFIQKLPKAKKNYQKYLPLMPVAVEQLDVSGHDIILSSSHAVAKGVLTGPDQLHISYVHSPIRYAWDLQHQYLREANLDKGLKGMLAKWLLHKIRMWDYRTANGVDHFIANSQFIARRIKKVYGRHADVIYPPVDVERFELCEKKDDFYFTASRMVPYKRIDLIVEAFSAMPDKKLIVIGDGSEMKKIKSKAAPNVEILGYQENDILQDHMRRAKAFVFAAEEDFGITAVEAQACGTPVIAYGKGGALETVRPYGCDKPTGLFFKQQTVASVVDAVELFESISDQFLPQDCRTHALKFSAERFRVELSQYVNDKWIDFNKSKTISY
- a CDS encoding glycosyltransferase family 4 protein, translated to MTIYVNARFLTQELTGVQRFAEQVSLALNIRRNDLIFVSPDGVLRKDVAKELNVKIISGGTGHKWEQVALPSFLRKKGSPLLLNLGSTAPVFYNNKIMTHHDVTYKRYPQSYSRKFRLLYNSLIPLMLRGSKHVITVSEFSKNEIAKVYSFPHEKISVVYNAVGADFSPAYGGGKGNYFLAVSSPNYHKNFHGMIEAFIALNKESNVKLKIIGKASASFSTMDFSEFLSTSDKVEFMGRVDDSQLIELYQNALAFVFPSFYEGFGLPPLEAQACGCPVMSSNQASMPEVLKNSVLYFDPANMDDMKNAMNKMISDTETRNRLINAGYENSKRFSWEESALKVSSLLNSLS
- a CDS encoding acyltransferase family protein codes for the protein MEVVSSSRSDYRRDIDGLRALAILLVVAFHSGIKFLKGGFIGVDVFFVISGFLIGGIIYSEMLVSKFSYKTFYVRRIKRIAPALFGMLVICTLIAYFLLSPDEYRLFSIYSISTLASVPNIILWWKVDYFSASSDYNPLLMTWSLGVEEQFYIVFPVVLAVIFKFRQHVVGLLVVGVIFSLALSAVITKLYPLAAFYLLPTRAWEMGAGAVLGILFKQNKIPPINKWLKELLFFIGFVVIIYAALTFNKFTEFPGTAAIIPVVGSLLLILGNGQLSKLLFCNRFMVFIGLVSYSWYLWHWPLLSFARLSVNGALPWYLGVSISVLALAISYLSYLFIETPFRRKSSFSQSKIIYGYVAITAVLVVPLLLLFLSSGAPYRVSELVNNNESDKNIGVRDPCLMGYGVSSFNKISECIPQDKSTPGIALLGDSHSAALRGGVEQLSRKNGLVVYQLTKASCPMLLGTSRVINSIPAHRSECSKYNTEALNYVLNNKSIKTVLLAGYWDTGLLVSAGGYARDGAAVGSKKDAEESFKAGLDNVIKKLTDNGKKVIVLNDVPVIRFDVIKKINIDQIPFRRYVNSLLEKNSNDTDYTTQVVTKDSNIVEVLRSVQGNGVTYYDMDKNLCDHNGCRFRMNGRAFYYDIQHLTALGGEYALKGLPIK
- the wbaP gene encoding undecaprenyl-phosphate galactose phosphotransferase WbaP, which codes for MKQTNSLFSNITAKLMLAVSDILFFNMSIYLAYFFINEVMGGIDEFLPPEEFSVRILAQFILSLACVFWFWTRLRHYTYRKPFWFELKEIIRTLLIFAVLDLALVAFSKWHFSRYVWMFAWGIMIVLVPLGRAMTKKLLNRMGMWKKQTVIIGSGKNAFEAYAALQSEEVLGFDVVAFVCVDAPCEDSHESVPVITSEQELWNCTDTENTQFIVALEFEQHALRDWWLKNLAKHDCRSVSVIPTLRGVPLYGTDMSFIFSHEVMILRVNNNLAKRSSRIIKRAFDIIGSLLIMLMLSPVLCILTFLVSRGGGKPIYGHERVGHNGKKFKCLKFRSMVLNSKDVLEELLAKDPDARAEWDKDFKLKNDPRITRVGAFIRKTSLDELPQLWNVFRGEMSLVGPRPIIEAELERYAGDVDYYLMAKPGMTGLWQVSGRNDIDYDTRVYFDSWYVKNWALWNDIAILFKTISVVLKRDGAY
- a CDS encoding cellulase family glycosylhydrolase is translated as MSQIFYKIRRSFLHFLVMFGLTSALFFSFYASAFEIGIHSHFRRYSQPSDYYLKQIRDLGFNSFRSDYLWEGMEEKKGTLAVSPSLSREDAAFHDGAKYGLSGLAVLAYGNRLYDPSGYPTTPDAIKAYANYVYWSATRLKGKVKYYEVWNEWVNGTGIQTRPLKVPPPEVFVEIVKQASMAIKRADPNAIVVAGSISPFSKRDTEWFNQVLSLGVLKYLDGVSIHPYSYKDGNYKLRSAEGNLAGIDAFEAKLSKLAGRAVPIYITENGIPTYTGNGGLSGNDVAQYVIKYTLLAKTRDYIKGIWWYDLIDDGNRDHVNEDRFGFYAQGGQRKPAADYYQKIADVAKNYQVQQYKVDSNGVVNIILKSPEGKYAALKWQEVIPKKESLIDSGLSKLKSSNRISGGDVMLIESKDSATPMRTDGVPLLIRSSKPITLQ